In Pseudomonas rhizosphaerae, one DNA window encodes the following:
- a CDS encoding type II toxin-antitoxin system RelB/DinJ family antitoxin translates to MATQTSMLHVRVDDDIKAQANAALGHMGMSMSEAVRIFLHRIAVDQAFPLELKVPNAKTRLAMSEAEEIVRDKKARFESLDELFDDFKKNSGE, encoded by the coding sequence ATGGCTACCCAAACATCCATGCTGCATGTCCGTGTCGATGATGACATCAAGGCTCAGGCCAACGCTGCTCTCGGCCATATGGGTATGAGCATGTCTGAAGCTGTTCGGATCTTTTTGCACCGTATTGCGGTTGATCAGGCTTTTCCACTAGAGCTAAAAGTTCCCAATGCGAAGACCCGCTTGGCTATGTCCGAAGCGGAAGAGATCGTGCGAGATAAAAAGGCACGCTTTGAATCACTAGACGAGTTGTTCGATGACTTCAAGAAAAACAGCGGCGAGTAA